Proteins encoded together in one Branchiostoma floridae strain S238N-H82 chromosome 18, Bfl_VNyyK, whole genome shotgun sequence window:
- the LOC118405659 gene encoding uncharacterized protein LOC118405659, which yields MSKRKLTDPDGPGVSDLDESDSQDGLEQDHSSTSTPTSSSSEDEEEENCVERETYLAKDIRPLTPPDPSIVPAPILKKGKKAKGGKIAFDGVTVFYFKRTQGFTSVPSQGGSTLGMSAHHCHVQKFSLKGYEEEQDRVHQAIIRHHKHQQQMVKQMATDSSESQGEESESDPDDPDDYYFLQPVATKRRRLMLRAAGVKRIDSNEKRELRQIRMSREMCGCNCQVYCDPETCACSIADIKCQVDRLSFPCGCTKDGCGNLAGRIEFNPVRVRTHFIHTIMRLELEKKQNGLHPRGTTGGEKVKTVVNMVGADSDDGAVVDLNGHSAHDRLAKPASDGALLVSPVNHGHLEVAYQVPQASFQSPGTSSTSGNLYSCVLSPHCNGTTMLPSGLHYNDSDEENTIQQKCAMSAVYQFKNPDTSESDSSDSDSYVYEDCSNYKLSSPLECCVEEHSAQETLTTPKNSCIPDLSEVGSIEDKVGKSYTNLTDAKPAGRLEPLGPVVDTDGQVGGVETVSLVADENSNQENIVPIPLESNQNLCIPLTDNSSTTCELEKLGMVEYEEPEDKIGTLSEENQTFSDAIKASIVETVSV from the exons ATGTCTAAACGGAAACTGACCGACCCGGATGGGCCGGGAGTGTCTGACTTGGACGAGTCGGATTCCCAAGATGGGCTGGAGCAGGACCACAGCAGCACCTCCACTcctacatcatcatcttctgAGGATGAAGAGGAGGAGAACTGTGTAGAGAGGGAGACATACCTGGCAAAGGACATCCGTCCACTCACTCCTCCTGACCCAAGTATTGTTCCAG CACCAATACTGAAGAAAGGTAAGAAGGCAAAGGGTGGAAAGATTGCTTTTGATGGAGTTACAGTCTTCTACTTCAAGCGTACACAAGGTTTCACCTCTGTTCCCAGTCAAGGTGGATCTACACTTG GTATGTCAGCCCACCATTGCCATGTGCAGAAGTTTAGTCTGAAGGGATATGAGGAGGAACAGGACCGTGTGCACCAGGCCATCATCCGTCATCATAAACATCAGCAGCAGATGGTCAAGCAGATGGCCACTGATAGTTCCGAGTCACAG GGAGAGGAGTCTGAGTCGGACCCAGATGACCCTGATGACTACTACTTCCTGCAGCCTGTCGCCACCAAGAGAAGACGTCTCATGCTACGAGCAGCAG GAGTTAAGCGAATTGACAGTAATGAGAAAAGGGAGCTGCGTCAGATCCGCATGTCTCGTGAGATGTGCGGGTGCAACTGTCAGGTGTACTGTGACCCGGAGACATGTGCCTGCAGTATAGCAGACATCAAATGCCAG GTAGATAGATTGTCGTTTCCGTGCGGCTGCACCAAGGATGGCTGTGGGAACCTGGCTGGGAGGATTGAGTTCAACCCTGTGCGTGTGCGGACACACTTCATCCACACCATCATGCGACTGGAGCTGGAGAAGAAGCAGAACGGACTCCACCCCAGGGGAACCACCGGTGGGGAGAAGGTGAAAACGGTTGTGAACATGGTCGGAGCTGATTCTGACGATGGCGCTGTAGTCGACCTGAACGGTCACTCTGCACATGACAGGCTAGCCAAACCTGCCTCTGATGGGGCCCTCCTGGtgtcacctgtcaatcatggaCACTTAGAAGTTGCCTACCAGGTACCCCAGGCTAGTTTCCAAAGTCCTGGAACCTCTTCCACCAGTGGAAACCTTTATAGTTGTGTTCTAAGCCCTCACTGTAATGGTACTACTATGTTGCCCAGTGGTCTTCACTATAATGATTCTGATGAAGAAAATACTATTCAACAAAAATGTGCCATGTCAGCCGTTTACCAGTTTAAGAACCCAGACACCTCTGAATCCGACAGTAGCGACAGCGATAGTTATGTGTATGAAGATTGTTCCAACTACAAATTGTCATCACCATTAGAGTGTTGTGTGGAAGAGCACTCGGCTCAGGAAACCCTGACTACTCCAAAGAATTCTTGCATTCCTGACCTATCTGAAGTTGGGTCTATCGAGGACAAAGTTGGGAAGAGTTACACCAACCTGACGGATGCGAAGCCCGCGGGAAGACTGGAGCCGCTGGGGCCTGTGGTGGACACAGACGGGCAGGTCGGAGGGGTGGAGACTGTCAGCCTCGTGGCAGACGAGAACTCCAATCAAGAGAACATTGTGCCAATACCGCTGGAATCCAACCAGAATCTGTGCATTCCACTTACCGACAACTCCTCCACAACGTGTGAGCTGGAAAAGTTGGGAATGGTGGAATACGAGGAACCAGAGGACAAGATAGGAACTCTGAGCGAGGAGAACCAAACATTCAGCGATGCTATAAAGGCATCAATTGTGGAGACAGTCTCTGTGTAG